In Hyphomicrobiales bacterium, a single window of DNA contains:
- a CDS encoding flavin reductase, which produces MNVVNPTGPMGQAVKSEDFVQAMGAAATGVTVVTTAGVAGRFGLTVSALASVSAEPPLLLVCVNRRNPCVAAITQNGRFAVNILAQSQSEVARIFSGRPIRGEAYDFGRHGWEFGAAGMPVLPGAAAHFECETETIHDAGTHRIFIGRVIVAERGSEPPLIYSSRSYGRLMPLSGEDVAED; this is translated from the coding sequence ATGAACGTAGTGAACCCGACGGGGCCCATGGGCCAGGCCGTGAAATCGGAAGATTTCGTGCAAGCCATGGGAGCAGCGGCCACCGGCGTCACCGTCGTCACCACGGCTGGCGTTGCGGGACGGTTCGGCCTCACCGTGAGCGCGCTGGCCTCGGTTTCCGCCGAGCCCCCTTTGCTGCTTGTCTGCGTGAACCGCCGCAATCCTTGCGTGGCCGCCATCACGCAGAATGGCCGGTTTGCGGTGAATATCCTGGCGCAATCGCAATCCGAAGTGGCCCGCATCTTTTCAGGACGGCCCATTCGCGGGGAGGCCTATGATTTCGGCCGGCACGGCTGGGAATTCGGCGCCGCCGGCATGCCGGTTTTGCCAGGTGCTGCCGCGCACTTCGAATGCGAGACGGAAACCATTCACGATGCAGGCACCCACCGCATCTTCATTGGCCGGGTCATCGTGGCGGAACGCGGCAGCGAGCCGCCGCTGATCTATTCCAGCCGCAGTTATGGGCGCCTGATGCCGCTCTCCGGGGAAGATGTCGCGGAGGACTGA
- a CDS encoding 8-oxoguanine deaminase — translation MTTTLLKNAAVLVTMDDARRELAGGSVLVKGNRVVSIHASHGRLPPAQEVIDCSGHVVMPGMINTHHHMYQSLTRTVPAAQDADLFNWLKALYPIWARLTPEMIRVSTQTAMAELMLSGCTTSSDHLYIYPNGCRLDDSIAAAQQIGMRFHAARGAMSVGESKGGLPPDSVVEDESFILRDMQRLGETYHDPSECSMCRVVLAPCSPFSVSTGLMRDTAALARSLGVSLHTHLAENDDDVAYSLEKFGCTPAQYAEDLGWTGPDTWHAHCVKLDDDGIDRFARSGTGVAHCPCSNMRLASGIAPISKMRRAGINVGLGVDGSASNDGAHMLGEARQALLLQRVGFGPDALTARQSLEMATRGGAAVLNRTDIGHLAPGMAADIVAFDMRGIEHAGAQHDPVAALLFASPVRAALSLINGKIVVREGVLQTADVAGVVMRHNQLARTLVNG, via the coding sequence ATGACAACAACGCTGTTGAAGAACGCGGCCGTGCTGGTGACGATGGATGACGCGCGCCGGGAACTCGCAGGCGGTTCCGTGCTGGTGAAGGGCAATCGCGTCGTCTCCATCCACGCGTCGCATGGACGACTGCCGCCCGCGCAGGAGGTGATTGACTGCAGCGGCCACGTGGTGATGCCGGGCATGATCAACACCCACCATCACATGTATCAATCGCTCACGCGTACCGTGCCCGCCGCCCAGGATGCCGACCTGTTCAACTGGCTGAAGGCGCTCTATCCCATCTGGGCCCGGCTCACGCCGGAGATGATCCGCGTTTCCACGCAGACCGCCATGGCGGAGCTCATGCTCTCCGGCTGCACGACCTCGAGCGATCATCTCTATATTTACCCCAACGGATGCAGGCTGGATGACTCCATTGCCGCGGCGCAACAGATTGGCATGCGATTTCATGCTGCGCGGGGCGCCATGAGCGTGGGCGAGAGTAAAGGTGGACTACCGCCCGACAGCGTGGTGGAAGACGAAAGCTTCATCCTGCGCGACATGCAGCGCCTTGGCGAGACGTATCACGATCCATCTGAATGCAGCATGTGCCGCGTGGTGCTGGCCCCCTGCTCACCATTCTCGGTCTCGACCGGACTCATGCGTGACACCGCGGCCCTAGCGCGGTCGCTTGGCGTTTCACTTCACACGCATCTCGCGGAGAACGACGACGATGTGGCCTACAGCCTCGAGAAGTTCGGCTGCACGCCGGCGCAGTATGCCGAAGATCTGGGCTGGACCGGGCCCGACACATGGCACGCCCATTGCGTCAAGCTCGATGATGATGGCATCGATCGCTTCGCCCGCAGCGGCACTGGCGTGGCGCATTGCCCCTGCTCCAACATGCGTCTTGCGTCCGGCATCGCGCCCATCAGCAAGATGCGCCGGGCGGGCATCAATGTGGGCCTCGGCGTTGACGGGTCCGCTTCAAATGACGGCGCCCACATGCTCGGCGAAGCGCGTCAGGCGTTGCTGTTGCAACGGGTGGGGTTTGGCCCGGACGCATTGACGGCACGGCAATCGTTGGAGATGGCGACACGGGGTGGCGCGGCTGTACTGAACCGGACGGACATCGGACATCTCGCGCCCGGCATGGCGGCCGACATCGTCGCATTCGACATGCGCGGCATCGAGCATGCGGGAGCCCAGCATGATCCTGTCGCGGCCCTCCTGTTCGCATCACCCGTGCGCGCGGCGCTCAGTCTCATCAACGGCAAGATCGTTGTGCGCGAAGGTGTTTTGCAAACCGCCGACGTGGCGGGCGTGGTGATGCGCCATAACCAGTTGGCGCGTACGCTGGTCAACGGCTAG
- a CDS encoding sugar kinase — protein sequence MPRFLAIGECMVELSDAGHGLLRQGFAGDTFNTAWYARHLLPGAWSVSYLTALGDDAISGEMRAFMQAAEVDTAPIRVIPGASPGLYLITVKDGERSFTYWRDTSAAKRLADDQAHVERHCASADVLHFSAITLGILPPDAAITLIRILGEARARGALVSFDTNYRPKVWRGRSDAASLFLEAARVSSVVLPGLDDEQAVFGDFSSDAVAKRYMACGARVVVVKNGARGADVYDGAQMVHVPASPSPAIVDTSAAGDSFAAGFLTRYAQRGDAVDAARHGADVAADVISHRGALAPLSSAVLAAARI from the coding sequence ATGCCCCGCTTCCTTGCCATCGGCGAATGCATGGTGGAATTGTCGGATGCCGGACACGGGTTGCTGCGGCAGGGATTTGCAGGGGATACATTCAACACGGCGTGGTACGCGCGGCACCTGCTGCCTGGGGCGTGGAGCGTATCGTATCTCACGGCACTGGGTGATGACGCGATTTCCGGCGAGATGCGCGCCTTCATGCAAGCTGCCGAGGTCGACACCGCGCCCATCCGTGTCATCCCCGGTGCTTCGCCGGGACTGTATCTGATCACGGTTAAGGACGGCGAACGCAGCTTCACCTATTGGCGCGACACATCCGCGGCAAAGCGACTGGCGGATGATCAAGCTCATGTGGAACGGCATTGCGCCTCGGCAGACGTGCTGCATTTTTCCGCCATCACGCTCGGCATCCTGCCCCCTGATGCGGCAATCACATTGATCAGGATTCTGGGTGAAGCCAGGGCGCGGGGTGCGCTCGTCTCGTTCGATACAAACTACCGCCCCAAGGTTTGGCGCGGGCGGTCCGACGCCGCGTCCCTCTTTCTCGAAGCGGCGCGGGTCTCGTCCGTGGTCTTGCCCGGCCTCGACGATGAACAGGCGGTGTTCGGTGACTTCTCGTCCGATGCGGTGGCGAAGCGTTACATGGCCTGCGGCGCGCGTGTCGTCGTCGTCAAGAACGGAGCACGCGGCGCGGATGTCTACGACGGTGCGCAGATGGTCCATGTTCCCGCATCGCCATCACCCGCCATCGTCGATACATCCGCGGCAGGCGACAGTTTTGCGGCAGGCTTCCTGACGCGCTACGCCCAGCGCGGCGATGCTGTCGACGCCGCCCGCCATGGCGCAGATGTTGCCGCTGATGTCATCAGTCACCGTGGCGCTTTGGCTCCATTGTCCAGCGCCGTTTTGGCGGCAGCAAGAATCTAG
- a CDS encoding FAD-binding oxidoreductase, giving the protein MKPNTTIIGAGIVGMSTAAFLQKAGHDVTVIDRVGPGEGCSFGNAGGVAFAEIMPTVHPRIFRKLPGWLMDPLGPLTIRWSYLPKALPWFLAAARNATPARVESIVQSRAALGLRTIADFETLLTDAGRKDLLVYRETLRLFDDESHFRAEEEERETKKRLGFPCDVFTGDEVREMEPAVGKNVIRGASHGGWYFVTNPEGVVKAIAKRVVAHGGKLIADDVKGIITQDGAVTALTLAGGGRHPVQNLVVCAGAYSHQLARQLGEQVLLEAERGYHIVLPDPGISISRSLTYARTPGVATPMEMGLRIAGTDEFAGLEAEPNYARADNLYRLFKRVLPNLRAPDERATRWMGRRPGTADSLPVIGRSKTMRNVVYGFGHGHMGLTWGPTTGRLISEIMSGVSPNMDMTPFRVDRF; this is encoded by the coding sequence ATGAAGCCCAACACCACCATCATCGGGGCGGGCATCGTGGGCATGTCCACTGCCGCCTTCCTGCAAAAGGCTGGCCATGATGTCACGGTCATCGACCGCGTGGGACCCGGCGAGGGCTGTTCCTTCGGAAACGCCGGCGGTGTCGCTTTCGCCGAGATCATGCCGACGGTGCACCCCCGTATCTTCCGCAAGCTTCCGGGCTGGCTGATGGATCCGCTGGGGCCCCTCACCATCCGCTGGAGCTATCTCCCCAAGGCTTTGCCGTGGTTCCTGGCGGCAGCGCGCAACGCCACTCCGGCCAGGGTGGAGTCCATCGTGCAGAGCCGTGCCGCGCTCGGCCTCCGCACCATTGCCGATTTCGAAACACTGCTGACGGACGCCGGGCGCAAGGATCTGCTGGTCTATCGCGAGACACTGCGCCTCTTTGACGACGAATCCCACTTCCGCGCCGAAGAGGAAGAACGCGAAACCAAGAAGCGGCTGGGCTTCCCTTGTGACGTCTTCACTGGCGATGAAGTTCGCGAGATGGAGCCCGCCGTGGGCAAGAATGTCATCCGCGGGGCCTCGCACGGCGGCTGGTATTTCGTGACGAACCCTGAAGGCGTGGTCAAGGCCATCGCCAAACGCGTCGTGGCCCATGGGGGAAAGCTGATCGCCGACGATGTGAAGGGCATCATCACGCAGGACGGTGCAGTGACCGCGCTCACGCTCGCAGGCGGCGGCCGTCATCCCGTGCAGAATCTCGTCGTCTGTGCTGGTGCCTATTCCCATCAACTGGCGCGTCAACTGGGCGAGCAGGTGCTGCTGGAAGCTGAGCGCGGCTATCACATTGTCTTGCCGGATCCCGGCATTTCTATTTCGCGCTCCCTCACCTACGCGCGGACGCCCGGAGTTGCGACCCCCATGGAGATGGGCCTGCGCATTGCCGGCACGGACGAATTCGCCGGTCTTGAGGCCGAACCGAACTATGCGCGGGCTGATAATTTATATCGTCTTTTCAAGCGCGTATTGCCGAACCTTCGCGCACCGGATGAGCGCGCTACCCGCTGGATGGGCCGCCGCCCCGGCACCGCCGATTCATTGCCCGTGATTGGTCGCTCGAAGACCATGCGCAACGTCGTCTATGGCTTCGGCCATGGCCACATGGGCCTCACCTGGGGCCCCACAACCGGGCGGCTGATATCGGAGATCATGTCGGGCGTTTCACCCAACATGGACATGACGCCATTCCGCGTGGACCGGTTCTAG
- a CDS encoding DUF1028 domain-containing protein: MTFSIAGRCAKTGAFGVAITTSSIAVGARCPHARAGVGAVATQNVTDPNLGPLLLDKMAEGLSASDAIRSLIQDRPHREYRQLTAVDRHGTSASFSGKEILGTHGVSEQQDCVAAGNLLKSSTLPQVMTAAFAASVGEHLAERLLRALEAGLASGGEEGPVHSAALLVHHTAPFPLVSLRVDWDDHDPVATLRKLWIAYKPQMGAYLQRAIDPTQAPRYGVPGDP; the protein is encoded by the coding sequence ATGACATTTTCCATCGCGGGGCGCTGCGCCAAGACGGGTGCATTCGGTGTTGCCATCACCACCTCATCAATTGCCGTGGGCGCGCGCTGTCCGCATGCGCGGGCAGGCGTTGGCGCGGTCGCCACGCAGAACGTCACCGACCCCAACCTGGGACCGTTGTTGCTTGACAAGATGGCTGAAGGGTTGAGCGCAAGCGACGCAATTCGTTCGCTTATTCAAGATAGGCCGCACCGGGAATACCGCCAGCTGACGGCGGTGGACCGGCATGGCACCAGCGCCAGTTTTTCGGGTAAAGAGATCCTTGGCACGCATGGTGTTTCAGAACAGCAAGATTGCGTGGCAGCCGGCAATCTTCTCAAATCTTCCACCCTGCCTCAGGTGATGACGGCCGCGTTTGCCGCAAGTGTTGGTGAACATCTGGCAGAGCGCCTGTTGCGCGCACTGGAGGCTGGTCTCGCGTCTGGTGGTGAAGAAGGTCCCGTGCACTCGGCGGCGCTGCTTGTCCATCACACCGCGCCATTTCCTCTCGTGTCGCTCCGCGTCGATTGGGATGACCATGATCCCGTCGCGACATTGCGGAAGCTGTGGATCGCCTACAAGCCGCAGATGGGTGCCTATTTGCAGAGGGCGATCGATCCCACGCAGGCCCCTCGCTATGGCGTGCCGGGCGATCCGTGA
- a CDS encoding DUF853 domain-containing protein — MADNSIFLGKSDKREELFLPLANRHGLVTGATGTGKTVTLQIMAEGFCAAGVPVFAADVKGDLSGICMKGEPKDFLLERAKKIGFDDYGFQETPTIFWDLFGEAGHPIRTTVSEMGPLMLSRLMGLTEAQEGAMNIAFKIADEEGLAILDLKDLRALLKDLADRGKELTTDYGNVNDQTIGAIQRRLVVIDEQGGDKFFGEPALDIKDLMRTTRDGRGYMNILAADKLINSPQLYATFLLWLMSELFEVLPEVGDPDKPKMVFFFDEAHLLFADAPPGLLQKIEQTVKLIRSKGVGIYFVTQNPLDVPESVLAQMGNRVQHALRAYTPREQKAVATAASTFRPNPKFKTEQAITELGKGEALVSVLDLKGVPTMVERTLIRPPSSRLGPITAEERNKLIKNSPVFGQYEDMVDRESAYEKLAGKAKERAAEQEQAKAVKTAAKADRVERTARPRESTTDRFVKNVAGSVGRQLGTTVARSIGNALVRGILGGLTRR; from the coding sequence ATGGCCGACAATTCCATTTTCCTGGGCAAGAGCGACAAGCGCGAGGAACTGTTCCTGCCGCTGGCAAACCGCCACGGACTCGTCACGGGCGCCACGGGTACAGGCAAGACGGTGACTTTGCAGATCATGGCGGAAGGCTTCTGCGCCGCGGGCGTTCCGGTCTTCGCCGCTGACGTGAAGGGCGACCTTTCGGGCATCTGCATGAAGGGGGAACCCAAGGACTTCCTGCTCGAACGCGCCAAGAAGATCGGCTTCGACGACTACGGCTTCCAGGAAACGCCAACGATCTTCTGGGACCTCTTCGGTGAAGCGGGCCATCCCATCCGCACCACGGTCTCGGAAATGGGTCCGCTCATGCTGTCGCGGCTGATGGGTCTCACGGAAGCACAGGAAGGAGCGATGAACATCGCCTTCAAGATTGCCGACGAGGAAGGTCTCGCCATTCTCGACCTGAAGGACCTGCGCGCGCTGCTGAAGGACCTCGCCGACCGCGGCAAGGAACTCACCACCGACTACGGCAACGTCAACGACCAGACCATCGGCGCCATCCAGCGCCGCCTTGTGGTGATCGACGAGCAGGGCGGAGACAAGTTCTTTGGCGAACCAGCCCTCGACATAAAGGATCTGATGCGCACCACGCGCGATGGCCGCGGTTACATGAACATCCTGGCCGCCGACAAGTTGATCAACTCGCCGCAGCTCTATGCAACCTTCCTGCTCTGGCTCATGTCGGAACTGTTCGAGGTCCTTCCCGAAGTGGGCGATCCCGACAAGCCGAAGATGGTGTTCTTCTTCGATGAGGCGCACCTGCTCTTCGCCGATGCACCACCCGGACTGTTGCAGAAGATCGAGCAGACGGTGAAGCTCATCCGCTCCAAGGGTGTCGGCATCTACTTCGTCACGCAGAACCCGCTGGATGTGCCTGAGTCCGTGTTGGCCCAGATGGGCAACCGGGTGCAGCACGCGCTTCGTGCCTACACGCCCCGCGAACAGAAGGCGGTGGCGACTGCCGCCTCCACCTTCCGCCCCAACCCCAAGTTCAAGACCGAACAGGCCATCACTGAACTGGGCAAGGGCGAGGCTCTGGTTTCGGTGCTCGACCTCAAGGGCGTTCCCACCATGGTGGAACGCACGCTCATCCGCCCGCCATCCTCGCGCCTCGGGCCCATCACGGCGGAGGAACGCAACAAGCTGATCAAGAATTCGCCCGTCTTCGGCCAGTACGAGGACATGGTCGATCGCGAGTCGGCCTACGAGAAGCTGGCTGGCAAGGCCAAGGAGCGCGCCGCCGAACAGGAACAGGCCAAGGCCGTCAAGACGGCTGCGAAAGCTGATCGTGTGGAACGGACAGCCCGCCCGCGCGAATCCACCACCGACCGCTTCGTCAAGAATGTCGCCGGTTCCGTGGGTCGGCAACTCGGCACGACAGTGGCCCGCTCCATCGGCAACGCGCTGGTGCGCGGCATCCTCGGTGGATTGACCCGGCGCTGA
- a CDS encoding RidA family protein: MTAHTRIRPFNTKDTYPEQKLDNDLCQAVVARGTMVFVRGQISQDLDTRESLHVGDATLQTRKAMANIKMLMEEAGGSIDHVCRVVIYLTDIRYRQDVYREMGNWLKGVFPCSTGLVISALARPEWLVEIEATAVIPD; the protein is encoded by the coding sequence ATGACAGCCCACACCCGCATCCGTCCCTTCAACACCAAGGACACCTACCCCGAACAGAAACTCGACAACGACCTCTGCCAAGCTGTTGTGGCGCGGGGTACCATGGTGTTCGTGCGCGGACAGATTTCCCAGGACCTCGACACGCGCGAGTCACTGCACGTCGGCGATGCCACGTTGCAGACGCGCAAGGCCATGGCCAACATCAAGATGCTGATGGAAGAAGCGGGCGGCAGCATTGATCACGTGTGCCGGGTTGTCATCTATCTCACCGACATTCGCTACCGGCAGGATGTGTATCGCGAGATGGGCAACTGGCTGAAGGGCGTATTCCCCTGTTCCACGGGACTCGTCATCAGCGCGCTGGCGCGCCCGGAGTGGCTCGTCGAGATCGAAGCCACGGCCGTTATTCCGGATTGA
- a CDS encoding TerC family protein produces the protein MDFLFSTQALVALGQVIMIDLVLAGDNAIVIGLAAAGLPRDQRNKAILVGILAATVLRIVFAIFTTQLLQILGLLLMGGILLLWVCWKMWRELRDTGHDDEGDAIEAVSNQDLNADGTIARGAARKTFMQAAWQIVIADVSMSLDNVLAVAGAAHEHIEVLVIGLILSVALMGLAASFIAKLLQKHRWIAYVGLLIILYVALQMVYSGVEEVWPHVAAAL, from the coding sequence CTGGATTTTCTCTTCTCCACCCAGGCCCTCGTCGCCCTGGGACAGGTCATCATGATCGACCTCGTCCTCGCGGGCGACAATGCCATCGTGATTGGCCTTGCAGCCGCTGGCCTTCCCAGGGACCAGCGCAACAAGGCCATCCTCGTGGGTATCCTTGCGGCGACAGTGCTGCGCATCGTCTTCGCCATCTTCACAACGCAGTTGCTCCAGATTCTGGGCTTGCTGCTGATGGGTGGCATCCTGCTCTTGTGGGTGTGCTGGAAGATGTGGCGCGAACTGCGCGACACGGGCCACGACGACGAGGGCGATGCGATCGAGGCCGTCAGCAATCAGGACCTGAACGCCGATGGCACCATCGCGCGCGGTGCGGCTCGCAAGACATTCATGCAGGCGGCCTGGCAGATCGTCATCGCCGACGTTTCGATGTCACTCGACAACGTGCTGGCTGTGGCCGGTGCGGCGCATGAGCATATCGAAGTCCTCGTGATCGGCCTCATCCTGTCGGTGGCGCTGATGGGCCTTGCCGCCTCGTTCATTGCCAAGCTTCTGCAGAAACACCGCTGGATCGCCTATGTCGGCCTGCTCATCATTCTCTACGTGGCGCTACAGATGGTTTACAGCGGTGTCGAAGAAGTGTGGCCGCACGTGGCTGCGGCACTCTGA
- the scpA gene encoding methylmalonyl-CoA mutase, which yields MTRIPDFSKITFAPALGVTTGPHNGPWETPEAISVAPRYTAVDAPDAGPAYPGLAPFLRGPYPTMYVTQPWTIRQYAGFSTAEDSNAFYRRNLAAGQMGLSIAFDLATHRGYDSDHPRVAGDVGMAGVAIDSIYDMRTLFEGIPLDKMTVSMTMNGAVLPIMALYIVAGEEQGVPPEKLAGTIQNDILKEFMVRNTYIYPPRESMKIVSDIFAYTSQRMPKFNSISISGYHMQEAGASADLELAYTLADGFEYAKSGIAAGMAIDSFAPRLSFFFGIGMNFFMEVAKLRAARVLWAEMMASLGAKDEKSLMLRTHCQTSGWSLAAQDVFNNVTRTCIEAMAATQGGTQSLHTNSLDEALALPTDFSARIARNTQLFLQQEAGTCKVIDPWGGSHFVEALTNDLTARVRVHLAEIEELGGMAKAIEAGIPKQRIEESAARTQARIDSGEQVVVGVNSFKAGNDKPVDILVVDNSKVRATQIAKLERLRAERDEAAVAAALSALSEVARSGVGNLLDASVTAARAKATVGEISLALETVWGRHQAIPKAVKGIYAATPRDLHKIDATRHAVRAFTESEGRAPTVLVAKIGQDGHDRGQKVIASAFDDMGFTVHIGALFATPDEVAKLAVEKNVHVVGVSSLAAGHLTHVPELKAALAACGRPDILIVAGGVIPPEDVRTLMDMGAAAVFPPGTVVPDAAQAILDALSAHLGYAQRRPG from the coding sequence ATGACGCGCATTCCAGACTTCAGCAAGATCACTTTTGCACCCGCCCTTGGGGTCACGACAGGGCCTCACAACGGACCCTGGGAAACACCTGAAGCAATCAGCGTCGCACCGCGTTACACTGCTGTTGATGCGCCTGACGCGGGGCCGGCCTACCCCGGCCTGGCGCCGTTCCTGCGCGGTCCCTACCCCACCATGTATGTGACGCAGCCGTGGACGATCCGGCAGTATGCGGGGTTCTCCACCGCCGAAGATTCCAACGCCTTCTACCGCCGCAATCTGGCCGCGGGGCAGATGGGGCTTTCCATCGCCTTCGACCTCGCCACGCACCGCGGCTATGACTCGGACCACCCGCGCGTCGCCGGCGATGTGGGCATGGCGGGTGTAGCGATTGATTCAATATACGACATGCGCACGCTGTTCGAAGGCATACCCCTCGACAAGATGACTGTCTCGATGACCATGAATGGCGCCGTGCTCCCCATCATGGCGCTCTATATCGTGGCGGGTGAAGAACAGGGCGTGCCGCCGGAAAAGCTCGCAGGCACAATCCAGAACGACATCCTCAAGGAATTCATGGTGCGGAACACCTACATCTATCCGCCGCGTGAATCGATGAAGATCGTGTCGGACATCTTCGCCTACACGTCTCAGAGGATGCCGAAGTTCAACTCCATCTCGATCTCCGGCTATCACATGCAGGAAGCGGGGGCTTCTGCTGACCTGGAACTGGCCTATACGCTGGCCGATGGTTTTGAATACGCGAAGTCAGGCATTGCCGCCGGCATGGCGATTGATTCCTTCGCTCCGCGCCTTTCCTTCTTCTTCGGCATCGGAATGAACTTCTTCATGGAGGTGGCGAAGCTGCGGGCTGCGCGTGTCCTGTGGGCCGAGATGATGGCGTCGCTCGGCGCCAAGGACGAGAAGTCGCTGATGTTGCGCACGCATTGCCAGACCAGCGGCTGGAGCCTTGCCGCCCAGGACGTGTTCAACAACGTGACCCGTACCTGCATCGAGGCCATGGCGGCGACGCAAGGCGGCACGCAATCGCTGCACACGAATTCGCTGGATGAGGCGCTGGCATTGCCCACGGATTTCTCCGCCCGCATTGCCCGCAACACGCAACTTTTCCTCCAGCAGGAGGCCGGTACCTGCAAGGTGATTGATCCATGGGGTGGCTCGCATTTTGTCGAGGCGCTCACCAATGATCTGACGGCGCGCGTGCGCGTTCATCTCGCCGAAATTGAAGAACTTGGCGGCATGGCAAAGGCCATCGAAGCGGGCATTCCCAAGCAACGCATCGAGGAAAGTGCCGCGCGAACGCAGGCTCGCATTGATTCTGGCGAGCAGGTTGTCGTCGGGGTGAACAGCTTCAAGGCCGGGAATGACAAGCCCGTCGACATCCTGGTCGTGGACAATTCCAAGGTGCGCGCCACACAGATTGCAAAACTTGAACGCCTCCGGGCCGAGCGTGACGAGGCTGCCGTTGCCGCCGCCTTGTCAGCGCTGAGCGAGGTGGCCCGCAGTGGCGTGGGCAACCTGCTGGACGCATCCGTGACTGCGGCGCGGGCCAAGGCCACGGTGGGTGAAATCTCCTTGGCTCTCGAAACTGTCTGGGGCCGTCACCAGGCCATCCCCAAGGCTGTCAAAGGCATCTATGCCGCCACGCCCCGCGACCTGCATAAGATCGATGCCACCCGCCATGCGGTCCGCGCCTTTACCGAATCCGAAGGGCGCGCGCCAACGGTGCTGGTGGCCAAGATCGGACAGGACGGGCACGACCGGGGCCAAAAGGTGATCGCCTCGGCTTTCGACGACATGGGATTCACCGTGCACATCGGCGCCCTCTTCGCTACGCCGGACGAGGTTGCGAAACTGGCGGTGGAGAAGAATGTGCACGTTGTCGGCGTATCGTCACTCGCCGCCGGGCATCTCACCCACGTTCCCGAACTCAAGGCGGCGCTGGCGGCATGTGGGCGGCCGGATATCCTGATCGTCGCGGGCGGTGTCATTCCGCCGGAAGATGTGCGCACCCTCATGGATATGGGAGCCGCGGCGGTGTTCCCGCCGGGCACCGTCGTTCCCGATGCTGCTCAGGCCATCCTTGATGCTCTTTCGGCCCATCTCGGTTACGCCCAGCGGCGGCCCGGCTGA
- a CDS encoding DMT family transporter, whose protein sequence is MFEARYRGYWLVAAGASLFSTKAIFIKLAYRDDLNATLMLAYRMAFSIPFFVAAGLWAWRQKQVRGESPPDMRTLAGAVATGCIGYYLSSFSDFKGLEYISAQLERLVLFTYPIWVLAIGALALGQKITRHAIIAAVVSYSGLAIVFGLDLPEGGQSTVIGTAWVMACAILFAIYQLLAKRFVTWMGSVLFTSVALTSSGVACILHHLIFNGDFSASSFFLWMCFGCAIFATVLPSFLVNAGMARTSPQAVAMISTVSPLVTIVLAVSILGEPFSLADGIGSALVLAGVGYFTWADSRAKAAPAAEALD, encoded by the coding sequence ATGTTCGAGGCACGGTACAGGGGCTATTGGCTGGTGGCGGCGGGTGCCTCGCTGTTTTCAACGAAGGCGATCTTCATCAAGCTGGCCTATCGCGATGACCTCAACGCGACGCTGATGCTGGCCTATCGCATGGCCTTTTCCATCCCCTTTTTCGTGGCGGCGGGCCTGTGGGCCTGGCGGCAGAAGCAGGTGCGGGGAGAATCGCCCCCCGATATGCGCACGCTCGCTGGCGCCGTCGCCACCGGATGCATCGGCTACTATCTCTCCAGCTTCTCCGACTTCAAGGGACTGGAATACATCAGCGCGCAACTGGAGCGCCTTGTGTTGTTCACGTATCCGATCTGGGTGCTGGCGATTGGTGCTCTCGCACTCGGCCAGAAGATCACGCGCCATGCCATCATCGCGGCCGTCGTGAGCTATTCCGGCCTTGCCATCGTCTTCGGCCTCGATCTGCCGGAGGGCGGGCAGAGTACGGTGATCGGCACGGCCTGGGTCATGGCCTGCGCCATCCTGTTCGCCATCTACCAGTTGCTCGCCAAGCGCTTCGTGACGTGGATGGGCAGCGTGCTGTTCACTTCGGTTGCACTCACGTCATCCGGCGTGGCCTGCATCCTGCACCACCTGATCTTCAATGGCGATTTCTCCGCCAGCAGCTTCTTCCTGTGGATGTGCTTCGGCTGCGCGATCTTCGCAACCGTGCTGCCGTCATTCCTCGTCAACGCCGGCATGGCGCGCACCAGCCCGCAAGCCGTGGCCATGATCTCCACTGTCTCGCCGCTGGTGACGATCGTGCTCGCCGTCTCGATCCTCGGCGAACCGTTCTCCCTCGCCGACGGCATCGGCTCGGCACTCGTGCTGGCCGGTGTCGGTTATTTCACCTGGGCGGATTCGCGGGCGAAGGCGGCCCCTGCCGCCGAGGCCCTTGATTGA